The following are from one region of the Aquila chrysaetos chrysaetos chromosome 23, bAquChr1.4, whole genome shotgun sequence genome:
- the ING1 gene encoding inhibitor of growth protein 1 isoform X2 gives MLHCIQRALIRSQELGDEKIQIVSQMVELVENRTRQVDSHVELFETCQETNDTTGNSGKASQDKSKNETITQAEKPNNKRSRRQRNNENRENASNNHDHDDITSGTPKEKKAKTSKKKKRSKAKAEREASPPDLPIDPNEPTYCLCNQVSYGEMIGCDNDECPIEWFHFSCVGLNHKPKGKWYCPKCRGENEKTMDKALEKSKKERAYNR, from the coding sequence atgtTGCACTGCATACAGAGAGCCTTGATTCGGAGTCAGGAACTGGGGGACGAGAAGATTCAAATCGTCAGTCAGATGGTGGAGCTCGTTGAGAACAGAACCAGGCAAGTGGACAGCCATGTGGAACTGTTTGAGACTTGTCAAGAGACTAACGATACCACTGGAAACAGTGGGAAAGCCAGCCAAGATAAGTCAAAGAATGAGACAATCACACAGGCTGAAAAGCCCAACAATAAGAGATCGAGGCGGCAAAGGAATAATGAGAATCGAGAAAATGCTTCAAATAATCATGATCATGATGACATCACCTCAGGAACtccaaaggagaagaaagcaaaaacgTCCAAGAAGAAGAAACGATCCAAGGCTAAAGCAGAGAGGGAAGCTTCTCCCCCAGACCTTCCTATTGACCCTAACGAGCCAACATACTGCTTGTGCAACCAAGTCTCCTATGGAGAAATGATAGGATGCGATAATGATGAGTGCCCCATTGAGTGGTTTCACTTTTCCTGCGTGGGACTCAATCATAAACCAAAGGGCAAATGGTACTGCCCCAAATGTAGAGGAGAAAACGAGAAAACTATGGACAAGGCATTGGAGAAGTCTAAAAAAGAAAGGGCCTACAACAGGTAG